A window of Brachybacterium fresconis contains these coding sequences:
- a CDS encoding acyltransferase family protein: protein MSSLEPGPLQGRQHWMDLLRGAAILLVIVHHISIVQQVWDGGTAPEAVLLSEAAKPFRMPALLFASGILLPRSLEKPAGRFLLGKVRSLLWPWLLWSLLMLAIMGWGFGTDPLWWVNGMYTWFLLALFVYYVVGLLTRRIPPMWVALASLVAWTVMQQFGSALIDPTYRPDKFVYYAVFFFAGAALRRVVLARTLPLWVLAPGLLLALGWAALAVRIDRDPEVPVLSQLVVLAAVLSGVALAQRLPRVRAVRVLEWLGRHSIVLYLVHLPVIELLARHLDLPPSRATSALFFLVTLGVCVLAVLLRPVTGFLYTVPAPRGTRRVPPVASNPSADAQETEPRQLSVP, encoded by the coding sequence ATGAGCAGTCTCGAGCCGGGACCCCTGCAGGGGCGGCAGCACTGGATGGACCTGCTGCGGGGCGCGGCGATCCTGCTGGTGATCGTCCACCACATCAGCATCGTCCAGCAGGTCTGGGACGGCGGCACCGCGCCCGAGGCCGTGCTGCTCTCCGAGGCCGCCAAGCCGTTCCGCATGCCGGCGCTGCTGTTCGCCTCCGGCATCCTGCTGCCGCGGTCGCTGGAGAAGCCGGCCGGCCGCTTCCTGCTCGGCAAGGTGCGCAGCCTGCTGTGGCCGTGGCTGCTGTGGTCGCTGCTCATGCTGGCGATCATGGGCTGGGGGTTCGGCACCGACCCGCTGTGGTGGGTGAACGGCATGTACACCTGGTTCCTGCTGGCGCTGTTCGTGTACTACGTCGTCGGCCTGCTCACCCGGCGGATCCCACCGATGTGGGTGGCGCTGGCGTCCCTGGTGGCCTGGACCGTGATGCAGCAGTTCGGCTCGGCCCTGATCGACCCCACCTATCGGCCCGACAAGTTCGTGTACTACGCCGTGTTCTTCTTCGCCGGCGCCGCGCTGCGCCGGGTCGTGCTGGCCCGCACGCTGCCGCTCTGGGTCCTCGCCCCCGGTCTGCTCCTGGCCCTGGGGTGGGCGGCTCTCGCCGTGCGGATCGATCGTGACCCCGAGGTACCGGTCCTCTCCCAGCTGGTGGTGCTGGCTGCCGTGCTCTCCGGCGTCGCCCTCGCCCAACGGCTGCCCCGGGTCCGGGCCGTGCGCGTGCTGGAGTGGCTGGGACGCCACTCGATCGTGCTGTACCTCGTCCACCTCCCGGTCATCGAGCTCCTCGCCCGGCACCTCGACCTGCCGCCGAGCCGCGCGACCTCCGCGCTCTTCTTCCTGGTCACGCTCGGGGTCTGCGTGCTCGCCGTGCTCCTGAGGCCGGTGACCGGCTTCCTCTACACCGTCCCCGCACCCCGAGGCACCCGCCGCGTCCCGCCCGTCGCGAGCAACCCATCGGCGGATGCCCAGGAGACGGAGCCCCGGCAGCTCTCGGTACCCTGA
- a CDS encoding amino acid permease has translation MSTTTQDTPSPAPTRRRPGLKARHLHFIALGSAIGTGLFYGSAGAIQAAGPSVLLVYLLGGAVVYFMLRALGEMAVRMPVSGSFAEYTRRFLGPWAGYITGWMFAFEMLIVCLADLTAIAIYMRFWFPDTAQWIWVALTLLIVGAANLASVRWFGELEFVFTIVKVAAVVAMVLGGAAILVFGLGAQSGGNPLTNLTADGGFFPHGAGGMISAFILVLFAFGGTEIIGVAGTEAEDPGKAVPKAVNTVPVRILLFYVLAIGVILLINPWRTITGEQSPFVQIFDTLGVNWAAAALNVVVITAALSAINADLFGAGRVVAGMARQRLAPPAMARTVQGVPVVTTVAMIGVLVVGVVLNWTLPEAVFTIVASLATFATIFVWLMILLAQVASRRGMSPAEREALGFPVPLWPYGQAFAIAFILFTVGIMVWQPAYHLALAVGIGFLAVMSLLYAAVVRRRVEHG, from the coding sequence ATGAGCACGACGACGCAGGACACCCCCTCACCCGCCCCAACCCGGCGCCGGCCCGGCCTGAAGGCCCGCCACCTCCACTTCATCGCCCTCGGCTCCGCGATCGGGACGGGCCTGTTCTACGGCTCGGCCGGCGCGATCCAGGCGGCCGGCCCCTCGGTGCTGCTGGTCTACCTGCTCGGCGGCGCCGTCGTGTACTTCATGCTGCGGGCGCTCGGCGAGATGGCGGTGCGTATGCCCGTCTCCGGTTCCTTCGCCGAGTACACCCGCCGCTTCCTGGGTCCGTGGGCCGGGTACATCACCGGGTGGATGTTCGCCTTCGAGATGCTCATCGTGTGCCTCGCGGATCTCACCGCGATCGCGATCTACATGCGGTTCTGGTTCCCGGACACGGCCCAGTGGATCTGGGTGGCGCTCACGCTGCTGATCGTGGGCGCCGCGAACCTCGCGAGCGTCCGCTGGTTCGGGGAGCTCGAGTTCGTGTTCACGATCGTCAAGGTCGCCGCGGTGGTCGCGATGGTCCTCGGCGGTGCGGCGATCCTGGTGTTCGGCCTCGGCGCGCAGAGCGGCGGGAATCCGCTGACGAACCTCACGGCCGACGGCGGCTTCTTCCCGCACGGCGCGGGCGGCATGATCAGCGCCTTCATCCTGGTGCTGTTCGCCTTCGGCGGAACCGAGATCATCGGGGTCGCGGGCACCGAGGCGGAGGATCCCGGGAAGGCCGTCCCGAAGGCGGTCAACACGGTGCCGGTGCGGATCCTGCTGTTCTACGTGCTCGCGATCGGCGTGATCCTGCTGATCAATCCCTGGCGCACGATCACCGGCGAGCAGTCGCCCTTCGTGCAGATCTTCGACACCCTCGGCGTGAACTGGGCGGCGGCGGCGCTGAACGTCGTGGTGATCACCGCGGCGCTCTCGGCGATCAACGCGGACCTGTTCGGCGCCGGCCGGGTGGTCGCGGGGATGGCCCGGCAGCGCCTCGCACCGCCCGCCATGGCTCGCACCGTCCAGGGCGTCCCCGTCGTCACCACGGTGGCGATGATCGGCGTGCTGGTCGTCGGCGTCGTGCTGAACTGGACGCTGCCCGAGGCGGTGTTCACGATCGTCGCCTCGCTCGCGACCTTCGCGACGATCTTCGTGTGGCTGATGATCCTGCTCGCCCAGGTCGCGTCGCGCCGCGGCATGTCCCCCGCCGAGCGGGAGGCGCTGGGGTTCCCGGTGCCGCTGTGGCCCTACGGGCAGGCGTTCGCGATCGCGTTCATCCTGTTCACGGTCGGCATCATGGTCTGGCAGCCCGCCTACCACCTGGCGCTCGCGGTGGGGATCGGCTTCCTCGCGGTGATGTCGCTGCTCTACGCCGCGGTGGTCCGCCGACGGGTGGAGCACGGCTGA
- a CDS encoding acyltransferase family protein, which produces MTLSPSRPLPRADAPAAPPPTRRHPPLPAARDTGIDLVRALCLLAILVLHGLQVSATVGEAGPVLEYATRGATWYPPVTWALQVMPVFFVIGGFAGLVAHRRSLARGGTATAFVAGRVHRLLLPAVVTIGVVGLGLALLAGAGTPVELVREIGLRYSEPLWFLGVFLACQALLPAQLALHARAPWALFAGLAGAAVGIDLLRGATGLDAIGYANLAAVWLALQQLGFLLADGYLDLLSVSVRRAAGIAAVAVLVLVIAAGPWSADLIAHMNPPTTALLLVGLAQTLLISLLRGPLTALSERPGVAACTRFVTAHSMTIYLWNLPVLLLAAGASAEVAMLHAGLLLEPSGLAWWMTRPAWLLGTVLATGGVAWLLGGIERRRAPQPTDSPRRALHGVLLGLAAVLLLLLAGTTPLTAALAVCLMMIALLRITAPAPRRHREPLDTAKRRGRGDPSVKAGEIRDESDTLRLDGTMARPA; this is translated from the coding sequence ATGACCCTCAGCCCGAGCCGGCCGCTCCCGCGCGCCGACGCCCCCGCCGCACCGCCGCCCACCCGTCGGCACCCACCGCTGCCCGCGGCGCGGGACACCGGCATCGACCTGGTCCGTGCGCTGTGCCTGCTCGCGATCCTCGTGCTGCACGGTCTGCAGGTCAGCGCCACGGTCGGGGAGGCGGGGCCGGTCCTCGAGTACGCCACCCGGGGCGCGACGTGGTACCCACCGGTCACCTGGGCCCTGCAGGTGATGCCGGTGTTCTTCGTGATCGGCGGCTTCGCAGGGCTGGTGGCGCACCGTCGCTCCCTCGCACGGGGCGGCACCGCGACGGCGTTCGTGGCCGGACGCGTCCACCGTCTCCTGCTGCCCGCGGTGGTGACGATCGGCGTCGTCGGCCTCGGCCTCGCGCTGCTGGCGGGCGCGGGGACCCCGGTCGAGCTGGTCAGGGAGATCGGCCTGCGCTACAGCGAACCGCTGTGGTTCCTCGGGGTGTTCCTCGCCTGCCAGGCCCTGCTTCCCGCGCAGCTCGCGCTCCACGCCCGGGCGCCCTGGGCGCTGTTCGCGGGGCTCGCCGGTGCGGCCGTCGGGATCGATCTGCTGCGTGGCGCCACCGGACTCGACGCGATCGGCTACGCGAATCTCGCCGCCGTCTGGCTCGCCCTGCAGCAGCTGGGATTCCTCCTGGCCGACGGGTATCTCGACCTTCTCTCCGTGTCGGTGCGCAGGGCGGCAGGGATCGCGGCCGTGGCGGTCCTCGTCCTCGTCATCGCCGCGGGGCCGTGGTCCGCCGATCTCATCGCGCACATGAATCCGCCGACGACTGCACTGCTGCTGGTCGGCCTCGCCCAGACCCTGCTGATCTCCCTGCTGCGGGGACCGCTGACGGCTCTCAGCGAGCGTCCCGGCGTCGCCGCATGCACCCGCTTCGTCACCGCGCACTCGATGACGATCTACCTGTGGAACCTGCCGGTGCTGCTGCTGGCGGCGGGGGCCTCCGCCGAGGTCGCCATGCTCCACGCCGGTCTGCTCCTCGAGCCCTCCGGACTCGCGTGGTGGATGACCCGGCCCGCCTGGCTGCTCGGGACCGTTCTGGCCACCGGGGGCGTGGCGTGGCTGCTCGGCGGGATCGAACGCCGGCGCGCACCGCAGCCGACGGATTCTCCCCGACGCGCCCTGCACGGCGTGCTGCTCGGGCTCGCCGCCGTGCTGCTGCTCCTGCTGGCCGGGACCACGCCGCTGACCGCAGCGCTCGCCGTCTGCCTGATGATGATCGCCCTGCTGCGGATCACCGCTCCCGCACCCCGTCGGCATCGTGAGCCGCTCGACACCGCGAAGCGGCGCGGCCGCGGTGATCCGTCGGTGAAGGCCGGGGAGATCCGCGACGAGAGCGACACCCTCCGGCTCGACGGGACGATGGCCCGACCGGCCTGA
- a CDS encoding response regulator yields the protein MSTTVLIVDDAAMVRAGFAALLDAQEDLRVIGQATNGAEAITRTARLEPDVVLMDVRMPEMDGIEATRRILDPASPLVRPPRILMLTTFDIDDYVYDALLAGASGFLLKDASAQELAHAVRVVAAGDALLSPGITRRMIAQFAAQKPRPPRGAALIARLTEREREVLVLLGRGLSNREIGLELFISDHTVKTHVGRLLTKIDARDRVQAVIFAFDNGLVEPAS from the coding sequence ATGAGCACCACCGTGCTGATCGTCGACGACGCCGCGATGGTCCGCGCCGGATTCGCCGCGCTGCTGGACGCGCAGGAGGACCTGCGGGTGATCGGCCAGGCCACCAACGGCGCGGAAGCGATCACCCGCACCGCGCGGCTCGAGCCCGACGTGGTCCTCATGGACGTGCGGATGCCCGAGATGGACGGCATCGAGGCGACCCGTCGGATCCTCGACCCCGCGAGCCCTCTCGTCCGTCCTCCGCGGATCCTCATGCTCACCACCTTCGACATCGACGACTACGTCTACGACGCGCTGCTGGCCGGGGCGAGCGGGTTCCTGCTCAAGGATGCCTCGGCCCAGGAGCTCGCCCACGCCGTGCGGGTGGTCGCCGCCGGTGATGCGCTGCTCTCTCCGGGCATCACCCGAAGGATGATCGCGCAGTTCGCCGCGCAGAAGCCCCGACCGCCGCGCGGTGCGGCCCTGATCGCGCGCCTCACCGAGCGGGAGCGGGAGGTGCTCGTCCTGCTGGGGCGGGGCCTGTCGAACCGGGAGATCGGCCTGGAGCTGTTCATCTCCGACCACACCGTGAAGACCCATGTGGGTCGGCTGCTGACGAAGATCGACGCCCGCGACCGGGTGCAGGCCGTCATCTTCGCCTTCGACAACGGCCTCGTAGAGCCCGCCTCCTGA
- a CDS encoding sensor histidine kinase, translating into MIPVGPPVTRPPYRRTWALVVLMAVAIVLFSVLVALQSAGYGTAVPLAIPVGAALCGAHLLALTRPRAAIVVFSGAAILLPLLASAERDLSWPWPWSVPAMIAFVVFVLVVTAFHGWRTGLAAWGIPSAGSLLIGSLFAGAVPRSMTGVDLLVTVSLAAGALLVGVLIAGRLRIGEELDREREHTASEQARRLLVEERTRIARELHDIVAHSTSLIQVQASTAEYRIPDLPAEAAGEFGEIAETARGSLVEMRRLLGVLRTEDHAPELTPQRRLEDISELVDGARRAGAEVGLSMPVGSPVLPPGVQVTAFRITQEALSNAVRHAPGAPVDVVLDAPQDTLMIRVHNRAPEDSAVGETPGSGHGLRGMRERAALLGGSLEAGPDRDGGWTVTAALPITDHREEST; encoded by the coding sequence GTGATACCCGTCGGCCCTCCCGTCACCCGCCCGCCCTACCGGCGCACCTGGGCGCTCGTCGTCCTCATGGCCGTCGCGATCGTGCTGTTCTCGGTGCTGGTGGCGCTGCAGTCCGCCGGGTACGGCACGGCGGTGCCCCTGGCCATCCCGGTCGGCGCGGCCCTGTGCGGGGCGCATCTGCTGGCGCTGACGAGACCGCGGGCGGCGATCGTCGTGTTCAGCGGCGCGGCCATCCTGCTGCCGCTGCTGGCCTCGGCCGAGCGCGATCTGTCCTGGCCGTGGCCGTGGTCCGTCCCCGCGATGATCGCGTTCGTCGTGTTCGTGCTGGTGGTCACGGCCTTCCACGGCTGGCGGACGGGCCTGGCGGCCTGGGGGATCCCGAGCGCCGGGTCGCTGCTGATCGGCTCACTGTTCGCCGGCGCCGTCCCGCGCTCGATGACGGGCGTGGACCTGCTGGTGACGGTCTCCCTCGCCGCCGGCGCGCTCCTGGTCGGCGTGCTGATCGCCGGACGCCTCCGGATCGGTGAGGAGTTGGACCGGGAGCGGGAGCACACCGCCTCGGAGCAGGCGCGGCGGCTGCTGGTCGAGGAGCGCACCCGGATCGCCCGCGAGCTGCACGACATCGTCGCGCACAGCACCTCGCTGATCCAGGTGCAGGCCTCCACCGCCGAGTACCGCATCCCTGACCTGCCGGCCGAGGCCGCCGGAGAGTTCGGCGAGATCGCGGAGACCGCCCGGGGCTCGCTGGTGGAGATGCGTCGGCTGCTCGGCGTGCTGCGCACCGAGGACCACGCCCCGGAGCTCACCCCGCAGCGGCGCCTCGAGGACATCTCGGAGCTGGTCGACGGTGCCCGTCGGGCGGGCGCCGAGGTCGGGCTGTCCATGCCCGTGGGCTCGCCCGTGCTGCCCCCGGGCGTGCAGGTCACCGCGTTCCGGATCACGCAGGAAGCGCTGAGCAATGCTGTGCGCCATGCCCCCGGCGCACCGGTCGACGTGGTGCTGGACGCCCCGCAGGACACTCTGATGATCCGGGTCCACAATCGGGCGCCGGAGGACTCCGCCGTCGGCGAGACCCCGGGCAGCGGCCACGGCCTGCGCGGGATGCGCGAGCGCGCCGCCCTGCTCGGCGGGAGCCTCGAGGCCGGGCCCGACCGCGACGGCGGCTGGACCGTCACGGCCGCGCTGCCGATCACCGACCACCGGGAGGAATCCACATGA
- a CDS encoding GntP family permease produces MDWIEETGWVSWLGAGGLITVAVVAVFLLLFLVMKLKVHAFLALILVSLLTAVAAGIPVSQVVPTMIWGFGDTLASVALLVAIGAMLGALVETSGGARSLAEFMIRLFGERRAPFALGVASLFVGFPIFMDAAFVLMVPIVYAVARRLTGNLLAFGVPVAAALSVMHVYLPPHPGPVAATEFLGANLGYVMILGLVLAFPIWFISGHVWGKRVAKRHRINVPDAAFAGLTGDEEEVENPPRAGLIILILVLPLILVLLNTGLDALGSAGVVDPDATVVQAMRMIGEVPIALLITVLVTVVLLGFRRGRSGSALEKTMDNALGPVCSVILITGAGGMFGGVLQATGIGDAISGSMSALGIPLILAAYLIAVALRVAQGSATVALTTAAALVAPGVLEGGYSPIEVACFVMALAAGSVFAGHVNDSGFWIVGRLLNMDVKTTLKVWTVQQAIESVVAFALVLVVYGVVSLF; encoded by the coding sequence ATGGACTGGATAGAAGAGACGGGCTGGGTGAGCTGGCTCGGCGCCGGCGGGCTGATCACCGTCGCCGTCGTCGCCGTCTTCCTGCTGCTGTTCCTGGTGATGAAGCTGAAGGTCCACGCCTTCCTCGCGCTCATCCTCGTCAGCCTGCTCACGGCCGTGGCCGCAGGCATCCCGGTCTCCCAGGTCGTCCCGACCATGATCTGGGGCTTCGGAGACACCCTGGCCAGCGTCGCCCTGCTGGTCGCCATCGGAGCCATGCTCGGGGCGCTGGTCGAGACCTCCGGCGGCGCTCGCTCGCTCGCGGAGTTCATGATCAGGCTCTTCGGGGAGAGACGGGCTCCCTTCGCCCTGGGAGTGGCCTCCCTCTTCGTCGGCTTCCCGATCTTCATGGACGCCGCCTTCGTGCTGATGGTCCCGATCGTCTACGCCGTGGCGCGGCGACTGACCGGGAACCTGCTGGCCTTCGGCGTCCCCGTCGCCGCGGCGCTGTCCGTGATGCACGTGTACCTGCCGCCCCACCCGGGGCCTGTCGCCGCCACCGAGTTCCTCGGAGCCAACCTCGGCTATGTGATGATCCTGGGCCTGGTGCTGGCCTTCCCCATCTGGTTCATCTCCGGTCACGTGTGGGGCAAGCGCGTCGCGAAACGTCACCGCATCAACGTCCCGGACGCCGCCTTCGCCGGGCTCACCGGTGACGAGGAGGAGGTCGAGAATCCGCCCCGTGCGGGCCTGATCATCCTGATCCTGGTGCTGCCCCTGATCCTGGTCCTGCTGAACACCGGGCTCGACGCTCTCGGCTCCGCCGGGGTCGTCGATCCGGACGCCACCGTGGTCCAGGCGATGCGGATGATCGGTGAGGTGCCGATCGCCCTGCTGATCACCGTGCTGGTCACCGTGGTCCTGCTCGGCTTCCGCCGCGGCAGGAGCGGCAGCGCGCTCGAGAAGACCATGGACAACGCGCTCGGCCCCGTCTGCTCGGTCATCCTGATCACCGGCGCCGGCGGCATGTTCGGCGGCGTGCTGCAGGCGACCGGAATCGGCGACGCGATCTCCGGCTCGATGAGCGCGCTGGGCATCCCGCTGATCCTGGCGGCCTACCTGATCGCCGTCGCGCTCCGCGTGGCCCAGGGCTCGGCCACCGTGGCCCTGACCACCGCGGCCGCACTCGTCGCCCCCGGTGTTCTCGAGGGTGGCTACAGCCCCATCGAGGTGGCCTGCTTCGTGATGGCGCTCGCCGCCGGTTCCGTGTTCGCGGGCCACGTCAACGACTCCGGCTTCTGGATCGTCGGCCGGCTGCTGAACATGGACGTCAAGACCACCCTGAAGGTGTGGACCGTGCAGCAGGCGATCGAGTCCGTGGTGGCCTTCGCCCTGGTCCTGGTGGTGTACGGGGTCGTGAGCCTCTTCTGA